One genomic segment of Gossypium arboreum isolate Shixiya-1 chromosome 3, ASM2569848v2, whole genome shotgun sequence includes these proteins:
- the LOC108466038 gene encoding uncharacterized protein LOC108466038, whose product MSDHLVLYVDRLVRPVPLQPVESEAGPSTEISGPSCSPKEKEIFRGGGEEEPLIQTAECRICQEEDSVENLETPCTCSGSLKYAHRKCVQHWCNEKGDIICEICHQPYQPGYIAPPRPQTEETAIDIGGGWTISGTPVDLRDPRLLAIAEAERQILEAEYDEYTASNASGAAFCRSAALILMALLLLRHALTVPDADAEDDVSTFFSLFLLRAAGFLLPCYIMAWAISILQRQRQRQEAAALAATQVAFVLQSGQRRGMHFTIASGPTMTTHHQESI is encoded by the exons ATGAGTGATCACCTGGTTTTGTATGTGGATCGTCTGGTGAGGCCGGTGCCGTTACAGCCGGTGGAGTCGGAGGCTGGTCCCTCAACGGAGATTTCGGGCCCATCCTGCTCGCCCAAGGAAAAGGAGATCTTCCGTGGAGGCGGCGAAGAGGAGCCGCTCATTCAAACGGCGGAGTGTCGCATTTGCCAGGAGGAAGATTCCGTTGAGAATCTTGAGACCCCTTGTACCTGCAGCGGCAGCCTCAag TATGCGCATAGGAAATGCGTGCAACATTGGTGCAACGAGAAAGGAGATATCATTTGCGAGATATGTCATCAG CCTTATCAACCTGGTTATATCGCTCCACCTCGCCCCCAAACTGAAGAAACCGCTATTGATATTGG TGGAGGCTGGACAATCTCTGGCACCCCTGTGGATTTGCGTGATCCTCGCCTCTTGGCCATTGCAGAGGCAGAACGGCAAATTTTGGAAGCTGAGTATGATGAATATACTGCATCAAATGCCAGTGGAGCTGCCTTTTGCCGTTCTGCTGCTCTAATT TTAATGGCCCTTCTGCTGTTGCGGCATGCATTAACTGTTCCAGATGCTGATGCAGAGGATGATGTGTCTACCTTTTTCTCT CTTTTCTTGCTTCGTGCTGCTGGGTTTCTCTTGCCATGCTACATCATGGCTTGGGCCATCAGTATATTACAGCGACAAAGGCAAAGACAG GAAGCAGCAGCATTAGCTGCAACACAGGTTGCTTTTGTGCTACAATCCGGGCAACGTAGGGGTATGCATTTTACCATTGCATCAGGACCTACAATGACCACTCATCATCAGGAAAGCATTTAA